The Sporosarcina ureae genome includes a region encoding these proteins:
- a CDS encoding response regulator transcription factor, whose protein sequence is MKLLVVDDEPLEREVLLNIVKKSNLGFVECLEAKNGLLAVDIASTTTIDVLLIDIKMPKMDGLTAAKIIKKTNPHTKIIFLTAFNEFDYALQTIKIGVEDYLLKPVSPEELVQSLTKAVEITDMQDIEFASTEVIEQLTTYIKGHLEEKLTLKELSRQVHLHPQYLSRLFKQEMNRPITEYITSARLEKSKELLLSTQYTITEIGQLCGFSDSNYFTRVFKKQEGMPPTQYRKNELLFRKEQIKKTYIHSII, encoded by the coding sequence ATAAAATTACTAGTTGTCGATGACGAACCCCTTGAAAGAGAAGTTTTGCTTAACATTGTAAAAAAAAGTAATTTAGGTTTCGTTGAATGTTTGGAAGCTAAGAATGGTTTACTAGCTGTAGATATCGCAAGTACAACTACTATTGATGTATTGTTAATAGATATCAAGATGCCCAAAATGGATGGTCTAACTGCTGCCAAGATTATTAAGAAAACGAATCCACATACCAAAATTATATTTCTGACTGCATTTAATGAATTCGATTATGCATTGCAAACCATTAAAATTGGTGTAGAAGATTATTTGCTAAAACCAGTTTCTCCAGAAGAATTGGTACAGTCTTTAACAAAAGCGGTAGAAATTACAGATATGCAAGATATAGAATTTGCATCAACGGAAGTCATTGAACAATTGACTACTTATATAAAAGGTCATTTAGAGGAAAAGCTGACATTAAAGGAACTATCTCGGCAAGTACATTTGCATCCGCAATATCTTAGCCGCTTATTCAAACAAGAAATGAATAGACCAATTACTGAATATATTACATCTGCACGTCTTGAAAAATCGAAGGAATTATTGCTAAGTACGCAATATACGATTACGGAGATTGGCCAGCTTTGCGGTTTCTCTGACTCAAACTATTTCACTAGAGTTTTCAAAAAGCAAGAAGGAATGCCGCCAACCCAATATCGTAAAAACGAGCTGCTTTTTAGAAAAGAACAAATTAAAAAGACATATATTCATAGCATCATTTAG
- a CDS encoding PocR ligand-binding domain-containing protein, with protein sequence MIKNLREFVDIDQLQKLQEQFAEAMGVAVLICDAQGEPVTSPSQFTGFCRYIRSCSEGLKRCILSDDKVGKLAAESKRPVIHRCHTGLVDFAAPIILRDKYLGSILCGQVLIEDEELEELPKVEMNMADLPLDQKTLQEFYDQLERKNKSRVHSIAELLFVTANYIVKLGDAHLTAQELSLNNLKLLEELRRRSELEKLLKDTQLKVLQSQINPHFLFNTLNTISRLAYMENAKQTENVTYSLGKILRYSLRNIDQLIPLKEEIEHLKYYLSIQQTRYRDQIKMVINIEDHLVDYRIPIFTLQPIVENSIVHGFESTGDPITITIEIYAEDEKIIFNIMDDGVGIEENSVNIPLPKGTGHTTRIGLNNVDKRIKHSFGPQWGIAKLEQLSQIGTLVQLHIPG encoded by the coding sequence ATGATAAAGAACTTAAGAGAATTTGTCGATATTGACCAATTGCAAAAACTACAAGAGCAATTTGCAGAAGCAATGGGAGTGGCTGTGTTAATTTGTGATGCACAAGGAGAACCAGTAACTAGTCCGAGTCAATTTACGGGATTTTGCAGATATATTAGATCGTGTAGCGAAGGTCTTAAGCGGTGTATATTATCTGACGATAAAGTGGGTAAATTGGCGGCAGAGAGTAAACGACCGGTCATTCACCGTTGCCATACAGGTCTTGTAGATTTTGCGGCACCTATCATATTGCGTGACAAGTATCTAGGTTCTATTCTTTGTGGCCAGGTTCTTATAGAAGATGAAGAACTGGAAGAGTTGCCAAAAGTAGAGATGAACATGGCAGATTTACCATTAGATCAAAAGACGCTGCAGGAGTTTTACGATCAATTAGAACGAAAGAACAAGAGTCGTGTTCATTCAATTGCCGAATTGCTTTTTGTCACTGCCAACTACATAGTGAAGTTGGGAGATGCTCATTTAACAGCTCAAGAATTATCGCTGAATAATCTAAAGCTGTTGGAAGAGTTACGGCGTCGTTCAGAATTAGAAAAATTATTAAAGGATACTCAATTAAAAGTTCTTCAATCTCAAATTAATCCACATTTTCTTTTTAATACATTGAATACAATTTCACGGCTAGCCTATATGGAAAACGCCAAACAAACTGAAAACGTCACGTATTCATTAGGAAAAATTTTACGCTATAGCCTACGTAACATAGATCAGCTTATTCCGTTAAAGGAAGAAATTGAACACCTCAAATATTATCTCTCAATCCAACAAACGCGCTATCGTGATCAAATAAAGATGGTAATAAACATAGAAGACCATCTGGTAGATTATAGAATTCCTATATTTACTTTGCAACCGATAGTTGAAAATTCAATTGTCCACGGGTTTGAAAGCACTGGTGATCCAATAACCATTACCATAGAAATTTATGCAGAAGATGAGAAAATCATTTTCAATATAATGGATGACGGTGTGGGAATCGAGGAGAACTCCGTTAATATTCCATTACCCAAAGGAACAGGTCATACCACGAGGATCGGTTTAAATAATGTGGATAAAAGAATTAAACATTCCTTCGGTCCACAATGGGGGATTGCCAAATTGGAACAGCTTTCTCAAATTGGAACCCTTGTTCAGTTACATATACCTGGTTAG
- a CDS encoding YARHG domain-containing protein produces MGKVYGMKHLDRLIESATSAVVKKGFEGEKEILLMLEAQLPSHAFIIHNPTLLHYEADILVIEETVGFMFLEVKTWSEHYIERFYPNGSIQTIKGMQKPLKQAENYRDELKKILSSDRGVLTTQDPHQLISSVVVFNGITKEQFLHRQEVLDWEEELKNTFLTKHYFYTEGSSGFYSWMLNAKKFTRSSVSNYISKESFDRLIEVLVHDHDVNKNVIENKAPTIVRKSQHQTMANINALISEHKQMKLHESTAPKVKKKRNLGILIGVLAIGVGAVVYTLNDWESSKESYVWQEDSTPDSQVFMDVNDEGSPQVTQDAHDYYILADSEFSELTEMQLYGLSKSDLRLARNEIYARHGYVFKSADLQAYFDSQTWYVADESYDGELTDVEQHNVTLIRSME; encoded by the coding sequence ATGGGGAAAGTCTATGGGATGAAACATTTAGATCGATTGATTGAGAGTGCAACTAGTGCGGTTGTCAAAAAAGGATTCGAAGGTGAAAAAGAGATTCTGCTTATGCTGGAAGCGCAATTACCAAGTCATGCGTTTATTATTCATAATCCGACGTTGTTACATTATGAAGCCGATATTTTAGTTATTGAAGAAACGGTCGGCTTTATGTTTTTGGAAGTGAAGACCTGGAGTGAGCATTATATAGAACGGTTTTATCCTAACGGCAGTATCCAGACAATTAAGGGTATGCAGAAGCCGTTGAAGCAGGCTGAAAACTATCGTGATGAACTTAAAAAGATATTGTCATCAGATAGAGGAGTTTTAACTACACAAGATCCCCATCAGTTAATTTCATCTGTCGTCGTATTTAATGGAATTACGAAAGAACAGTTTTTACACCGTCAAGAAGTTCTTGATTGGGAAGAAGAGTTGAAGAATACATTCTTAACCAAACATTATTTCTATACAGAAGGGTCAAGTGGATTCTATAGTTGGATGCTAAATGCCAAAAAGTTCACGCGTAGTAGCGTGTCAAATTACATTTCAAAAGAGAGCTTTGACCGACTTATTGAGGTGTTGGTCCATGATCATGACGTCAATAAAAATGTAATAGAAAATAAGGCACCTACGATCGTGCGAAAAAGTCAGCATCAGACTATGGCGAATATCAACGCCTTGATAAGCGAACATAAGCAAATGAAATTGCATGAAAGTACAGCACCTAAAGTGAAAAAGAAAAGAAATCTAGGCATACTCATTGGGGTGTTGGCAATCGGGGTAGGGGCAGTAGTATATACTCTGAACGACTGGGAATCTAGTAAAGAAAGTTATGTATGGCAAGAAGATAGTACACCTGATAGTCAGGTGTTTATGGATGTGAATGATGAAGGATCGCCACAAGTGACTCAAGATGCACACGACTATTATATTCTAGCGGACAGTGAATTCAGTGAGCTCACTGAAATGCAGCTTTATGGTCTTTCGAAGTCAGATTTGCGACTGGCACGCAATGAGATATATGCACGACATGGCTATGTTTTCAAATCAGCAGATCTACAGGCTTATTTTGACTCACAGACGTGGTATGTTGCGGATGAATCGTACGATGGCGAACTGACAGATGTAGAGCAGCATAATGTTACGTTGATTCGGTCTATGGAGTGA
- a CDS encoding DUF5050 domain-containing protein yields MNHGWNKVKIDNVWYNLDSTWDDPVPDRKGKVGYGYFLVSDKQLAKTHSWNNTGLPKATDTRYEYMSKIHASDSENGWIYYANKNDDIKLYKMKSDGSADQRLANIRANELVVYNNWIYFSNYSNGGYLYKMRTDGSSLTEITKFLTSDISIENKTLYFTDTKAKQRYRMDIE; encoded by the coding sequence ATGAACCACGGATGGAACAAAGTCAAAATTGATAATGTCTGGTATAACTTAGATTCCACGTGGGATGATCCTGTACCAGATAGAAAAGGGAAGGTTGGCTACGGCTATTTCCTCGTATCGGACAAACAGTTAGCGAAAACACATTCATGGAATAATACCGGTCTTCCTAAAGCGACAGATACGCGCTATGAATATATGAGCAAAATACATGCATCTGACAGTGAAAATGGTTGGATTTATTATGCGAATAAAAATGACGATATCAAGCTGTATAAAATGAAGTCAGATGGGTCAGCAGATCAAAGACTGGCAAATATACGTGCGAACGAATTAGTGGTTTATAATAACTGGATTTACTTCAGTAACTACTCCAATGGCGGCTATTTATATAAAATGAGAACGGACGGAAGCTCCCTAACTGAGATTACGAAATTTTTAACGTCTGATATTAGTATAGAGAACAAAACGTTGTACTTTACTGATACTAAGGCAAAGCAGCGGTATCGGATGGATATTGAGTGA
- a CDS encoding Ig-like domain-containing protein, protein MLRSVRRKSVVIFILLVTIIFMESVTWNHLKVQAETDWKSLPDQHNVPLNKEWTITFSEGVEIASITNTHVYVTDEVGQVVQTTAVLLDNGNKVRVQPPKEGYRPNTSYTLFVANEVSSAKRRLLGTPVKMKFQTSKQRDESNVFVPREDSEDTIIYQERVTSLPTTIMQSIEDLNYESDRFVFKGLPEVLKKLTNGDIVIFPQTEQHPFGWSKEIVDVINERNNTVLITKEPKLEDVIKDIDISSVLTITANDFKLDPDVHSRVSNETNKGDRRTFEVENPVAHSIGKIEIGSENGNPYVEYSDVQLIPEGERVGPVTVGGKVQLIKPVVNFDFKGFVLDWLEVDSGLKNEMNVEFKLASYETEPLRIPLGISIPVKAYGLAGAEIQLFINYEASGKIYIEFEIVEDSSYNLGVKKEGSDYTPFNRSTSNLSADFLSLKGEAEAKLGLGLNVNAEVLQFTLAGVDITGGYKVKAAGEIDKDRACFSEKGEIYFESSARIGSTENTFWDITYPFLSIPHRQRSTCSYEELIADPLVLAPGETAELEISGVDYKQETHPLMLPDSNVKLKVENLNVATVNYLGEVHARANAKTGDQTFITVTYNNDRDTIIKVIVPVRIADPAFLDEKKKMVETIGPAIRKIFETAEIVNGAYRDFSYIENDLKTLVTPTYLEELRRYYEEWMHPSLDISLFAEPVSTVLKFEIIESSSTRLVLKTVIPNRGLSSGANVIYTFVKEGQKWLLDAVDSESFVDSPINPSVDQIHEYLQTSYFEDARIAYISTGIERIYNQPAGSYDERKYYLFTAQTIYSQYEVKFYAHDGSTVLNEK, encoded by the coding sequence ATGCTAAGATCCGTAAGACGAAAGTCTGTAGTCATCTTTATACTGTTGGTTACTATTATATTTATGGAGAGTGTGACTTGGAATCATCTTAAAGTACAAGCTGAAACCGATTGGAAATCCTTACCTGATCAACACAACGTTCCATTAAACAAAGAATGGACCATTACGTTTAGCGAAGGTGTTGAAATTGCATCTATTACCAATACACATGTATACGTAACAGATGAAGTTGGTCAAGTAGTTCAGACGACCGCTGTATTACTAGATAACGGAAATAAAGTAAGGGTACAGCCACCAAAAGAAGGCTATCGTCCGAATACTTCTTATACACTATTTGTTGCGAACGAAGTATCTTCTGCAAAACGCAGATTATTAGGCACTCCTGTCAAAATGAAGTTTCAAACAAGTAAGCAGCGGGACGAGTCGAATGTATTTGTACCGCGTGAAGATAGTGAAGATACCATAATCTATCAAGAGCGAGTTACCAGTTTGCCTACTACTATCATGCAGTCAATAGAAGATTTGAATTATGAAAGTGATAGATTTGTTTTTAAAGGTCTACCCGAAGTGTTAAAAAAATTAACCAATGGGGATATTGTCATTTTCCCTCAAACAGAACAACATCCTTTCGGCTGGTCAAAAGAAATTGTCGATGTCATAAACGAAAGAAATAATACGGTGTTAATCACGAAGGAGCCTAAGCTAGAAGATGTCATAAAAGATATAGATATTTCGAGCGTGTTAACAATAACAGCAAATGATTTCAAGCTTGATCCTGATGTCCATTCTCGTGTGTCAAATGAAACAAATAAAGGAGATAGACGTACTTTTGAAGTTGAAAACCCAGTGGCTCATTCGATAGGTAAAATTGAAATAGGAAGTGAAAATGGAAATCCTTATGTGGAGTACAGTGACGTTCAATTAATTCCTGAAGGAGAGAGAGTTGGACCGGTGACAGTTGGCGGGAAGGTCCAACTCATCAAGCCTGTTGTGAATTTTGATTTTAAAGGGTTCGTGTTGGATTGGCTAGAAGTAGACAGCGGATTGAAAAATGAGATGAACGTAGAATTTAAATTGGCAAGTTATGAAACAGAACCGTTGAGAATTCCGCTTGGCATCTCGATTCCTGTCAAGGCATATGGGTTGGCAGGTGCCGAAATTCAATTATTTATAAATTATGAGGCAAGCGGAAAGATATATATTGAATTTGAAATTGTTGAAGACAGCTCTTATAACCTTGGAGTGAAGAAAGAGGGAAGTGACTACACTCCTTTCAATCGTTCAACTAGTAATTTGTCCGCTGATTTTCTATCGTTGAAAGGTGAAGCGGAAGCGAAGCTTGGTCTAGGTTTAAATGTAAATGCCGAGGTTCTGCAGTTTACACTTGCAGGTGTAGATATTACGGGCGGTTATAAAGTTAAAGCTGCTGGTGAAATTGACAAAGACAGAGCATGTTTTAGTGAAAAAGGTGAAATATATTTTGAATCATCAGCACGCATAGGATCGACGGAAAATACGTTTTGGGATATAACATATCCATTTCTCAGTATCCCACATCGACAGAGATCCACGTGCAGTTATGAGGAATTGATAGCAGACCCCCTTGTGCTAGCGCCAGGCGAGACAGCCGAATTAGAAATCAGCGGAGTTGATTATAAGCAGGAAACACATCCTCTGATGCTGCCAGACAGTAATGTGAAGTTAAAGGTGGAAAATTTGAATGTGGCTACGGTTAATTATCTTGGTGAAGTACACGCAAGAGCAAACGCAAAAACTGGTGACCAAACCTTCATTACCGTTACATATAATAATGATCGGGATACCATAATAAAAGTGATTGTTCCGGTTCGAATTGCAGACCCAGCTTTTCTAGATGAAAAGAAAAAGATGGTCGAAACGATAGGACCAGCTATAAGAAAGATTTTTGAAACAGCAGAAATTGTCAATGGCGCTTACAGAGATTTTTCTTATATTGAAAATGATTTGAAGACGCTAGTCACGCCTACTTATCTAGAAGAACTAAGACGTTATTATGAAGAATGGATGCATCCGAGTCTAGACATCTCCCTGTTTGCAGAACCTGTATCCACAGTATTGAAATTTGAAATAATCGAGTCGAGCTCTACAAGACTAGTATTGAAAACAGTTATACCGAACCGCGGATTAAGTTCAGGCGCTAATGTAATATATACGTTTGTAAAGGAAGGTCAGAAGTGGTTATTAGATGCTGTCGACAGTGAATCATTTGTAGATTCACCAATCAATCCATCGGTAGATCAGATACATGAGTATTTACAAACTAGCTATTTCGAAGACGCCCGAATAGCATATATTTCAACAGGAATAGAAAGAATATATAATCAGCCAGCAGGCTCATATGATGAACGGAAGTATTATCTGTTTACTGCGCAAACGATTTATAGTCAATATGAAGTTAAATTTTATGCGCATGACGGTTCCACTGTGCTGAATGAAAAGTGA
- a CDS encoding lysozyme inhibitor LprI family protein: MMKKIGIVFLLVFLLTGCSNGTFNQAMEQGKLALANGEYEKALSSVELALDEKPNDQEALAMEKDLKGFHSVKKEMKDGDWESALETAEGMLGQEKLAIGLRKPLEEMIETVKMNQEVSAKVAAHVEDIETSVEAGELEEAQQTIEELRKDQASLEQFGEKLASLEKRLEEELKKQQAPPEPQDKSAALQLDVIPKIAGQQQQYLTKLDAIEAGLADLNYLYVNGITANMSKAESERYTRWDNALNEIYGVLKKQLSARDMEQLRVKQREWIKYRDHTASTNAAEFAGGSFESLTYTGTSADLTKERCYALVNLYMN; the protein is encoded by the coding sequence ATGATGAAAAAGATAGGTATTGTGTTTTTACTAGTTTTTCTATTGACTGGCTGTTCAAATGGAACGTTCAATCAAGCAATGGAGCAAGGCAAGCTTGCGCTAGCGAATGGTGAATATGAGAAAGCGTTGTCGTCAGTCGAGTTGGCATTAGATGAGAAGCCGAATGATCAAGAGGCACTTGCGATGGAAAAGGATTTGAAAGGATTCCATTCAGTGAAGAAGGAAATGAAAGACGGGGACTGGGAAAGTGCTTTAGAAACGGCTGAAGGCATGCTTGGACAAGAAAAGTTGGCAATTGGACTTCGTAAACCGTTGGAAGAGATGATCGAGACGGTGAAGATGAATCAAGAAGTGTCAGCAAAAGTGGCGGCGCATGTAGAAGATATTGAGACTTCTGTGGAAGCGGGGGAACTTGAAGAAGCGCAACAGACGATAGAAGAACTTCGCAAAGATCAAGCTTCATTGGAACAGTTCGGTGAAAAGTTAGCGAGTTTGGAGAAACGTTTGGAAGAAGAATTGAAAAAGCAGCAAGCACCACCCGAACCACAAGATAAAAGTGCTGCATTGCAACTAGATGTTATTCCGAAAATTGCAGGGCAGCAACAGCAATATCTTACCAAGCTGGATGCGATTGAAGCGGGCTTGGCTGATTTGAACTATTTATATGTAAATGGGATTACCGCTAATATGTCCAAAGCAGAAAGCGAGCGTTATACAAGATGGGATAATGCGCTCAATGAAATCTACGGTGTGTTGAAGAAACAGCTGTCTGCACGGGATATGGAACAATTGCGTGTGAAGCAAAGAGAATGGATAAAATACCGAGACCACACCGCCAGCACGAATGCCGCGGAATTCGCTGGAGGAAGTTTTGAATCTCTCACGTATACGGGGACATCGGCAGATCTTACTAAAGAACGTTGTTATGCGCTCGTGAATCTCTATATGAACTGA